The Streptomyces sp. NBC_01244 genome contains a region encoding:
- a CDS encoding DUF6243 family protein, with protein MTVSKNINNPVGQGGGQRKRQSRAERANNGPHRNLDRQGAADQRAELLRKMREKAAEAEGAEPTADAPAES; from the coding sequence GTGACCGTCAGCAAGAACATCAACAACCCCGTGGGCCAGGGCGGCGGCCAGCGCAAGCGGCAGTCCCGCGCCGAACGGGCGAACAACGGCCCGCACCGCAACCTCGACCGCCAGGGCGCGGCCGACCAGAGGGCGGAGCTGCTGCGCAAGATGCGCGAGAAGGCAGCCGAGGCCGAGGGCGCCGAGCCGACGGCCGACGCTCCCGCCGAGAGCTGA
- a CDS encoding PadR family transcriptional regulator, translating into MSAIRLLVLGAVRQHGRAHGYQVRNDLEFWGAHEWSNAKPGSIYHALKQMAKQGLLIAHEVAPSAVGGPPRVEYEITDKGTEEFFTLLREALSSHEQKSDVVSAGLGFIVDLPRNEAVALLKQRIAGLEQWRSAVTEYYTPEDGPGQLGHIGEIMNLWVHSADSGAEWTRGLVERIEGGAYTFAGEGEPFVGVLADDEPNPYATGPHPEDDR; encoded by the coding sequence ATGTCAGCGATCCGGCTGCTGGTCCTCGGCGCGGTCCGCCAGCACGGTCGGGCCCACGGCTACCAGGTACGCAACGACCTGGAGTTCTGGGGCGCCCACGAGTGGTCCAACGCCAAGCCGGGCTCGATCTACCACGCGCTCAAGCAGATGGCGAAGCAAGGACTCCTCATCGCGCACGAGGTCGCGCCGAGCGCCGTCGGCGGCCCGCCCCGCGTCGAGTACGAGATCACCGACAAGGGAACCGAAGAGTTCTTCACCCTGCTGCGCGAGGCCCTGAGCTCGCACGAGCAGAAGTCCGACGTCGTCTCGGCCGGCCTCGGCTTCATCGTCGACCTGCCCCGGAACGAGGCCGTCGCCCTCCTCAAGCAGCGGATCGCGGGGCTCGAGCAGTGGCGGTCCGCCGTCACCGAGTACTACACGCCGGAGGACGGGCCCGGGCAGCTCGGCCACATCGGCGAAATCATGAACCTGTGGGTGCACTCGGCCGACAGCGGCGCGGAATGGACCCGCGGACTCGTCGAGCGGATCGAAGGCGGCGCGTACACCTTCGCGGGGGAGGGCGAACCCTTCGTGGGCGTGCTCGCGGACGATGAGCCGAACCCGTACGCGACAGGGCCACACCCGGAGGACGACCGCTAG